Proteins co-encoded in one Schaalia radingae genomic window:
- a CDS encoding amino acid ABC transporter ATP-binding protein: MSSSLAPMVSVQAVHKFFGDLHVLRGIDLTVRSGEVCVILGPSGSGKSTLLRCINQLERISAGRIYVEGDLIGYRETTDSSGQPVLHDLPDKVIAQQRSRIGMVFQRFNLFPHMTALENVMEAPVHVKGVKEKEAQKTALSLLDRVGLADRAQHYPSQLSGGQQQRVAIARALAMDPELLLFDEPTSALDPELVDEVLGVMKDLARSGMTMVAVTHEVGFAREVADQVVFMDEGVIVEAGKPSDVIEHPTRERTKAFFSKVL; encoded by the coding sequence ATGAGCTCTTCACTTGCCCCGATGGTCTCCGTGCAGGCAGTTCACAAGTTCTTCGGTGATCTTCATGTATTACGCGGCATCGACCTGACGGTACGCAGCGGCGAGGTGTGCGTGATCCTGGGGCCGTCCGGTTCAGGAAAATCAACCCTCCTGCGCTGCATTAACCAGTTGGAACGTATCAGCGCAGGCAGGATTTATGTTGAAGGCGACCTGATTGGGTACCGCGAAACCACTGACTCATCTGGTCAGCCTGTTCTGCATGACCTGCCCGACAAGGTCATCGCTCAGCAACGCTCTCGCATTGGCATGGTGTTTCAGCGTTTCAACCTGTTCCCCCATATGACCGCCCTCGAAAATGTGATGGAAGCACCTGTGCACGTCAAGGGCGTCAAGGAAAAAGAGGCGCAGAAAACGGCGCTGTCGCTGCTGGATCGTGTCGGTCTGGCTGACCGTGCTCAGCACTATCCTTCGCAGCTGTCCGGTGGCCAGCAGCAGCGTGTTGCCATTGCACGCGCACTTGCCATGGACCCGGAGCTGTTGTTGTTCGATGAGCCGACGTCAGCCCTCGACCCTGAGTTGGTTGACGAAGTGCTCGGCGTGATGAAAGATCTGGCCCGCTCCGGCATGACGATGGTGGCTGTCACGCACGAGGTTGGGTTTGCGCGCGAAGTGGCCGACCAGGTCGTGTTCATGGATGAGGGTGTGATTGTGGAGGCGGGGAAGCCTTCCGACGTCATCGAGCATCCCACGCGCGAACGCACCAAGGCGTTCTTCTCGAAGGTTCTCTAA
- a CDS encoding SPFH domain-containing protein, translated as MFNSFGQTIGMALIFLIVLFVVVTVAKSIQVVPQSRALVVERLGKFQSVLYAGLHVLVPFLDRIASKVDLREQVQSFPPQPVITADNVVVSIDSVIYYQVNDPRSATYEIANYIQAIEQLTVTTLRNVIGSMDLEQTLTSRDQINSQLRGVLDEATGRWGIRVNRVELKAIDPPPSIQNAMEQQLRAERDKRAAILTAEGVRQSQILKSEGDKQSQILRAEGAAQAAVTKARGESEAIQTVFNAIHAGKPTPDLLSYQYLQMLPRIAEGEASKVWVVPTELTAALDAVAKGFSGGGTDGESGPAKPTMPPNPVRHSSQAPIVDTRPKGPSVLDEPTQARPSEKLKDLIEPIEDVELPPEENEK; from the coding sequence ATGTTTAACTCATTCGGGCAGACAATCGGAATGGCGCTGATCTTCCTCATCGTGCTGTTCGTTGTCGTCACCGTAGCCAAGTCAATCCAGGTGGTCCCGCAGTCGCGGGCCCTGGTGGTGGAACGTCTCGGCAAGTTCCAGTCGGTGCTCTACGCCGGACTTCACGTCCTGGTACCTTTCCTTGATCGCATCGCAAGCAAGGTTGACCTGCGTGAACAGGTCCAGTCGTTCCCACCCCAACCTGTCATTACCGCTGACAACGTTGTGGTCTCCATCGATTCGGTCATTTACTACCAGGTCAACGATCCGCGTAGCGCGACCTACGAAATCGCGAACTACATTCAGGCTATCGAGCAGCTCACCGTCACGACGCTGCGTAACGTGATCGGCTCAATGGACCTCGAGCAAACACTGACCAGCCGCGACCAGATCAACTCTCAGCTGCGCGGCGTCCTGGACGAGGCAACCGGCCGCTGGGGTATTCGCGTGAATCGAGTCGAGCTCAAGGCCATCGATCCGCCGCCGTCCATTCAGAACGCGATGGAGCAGCAGCTGCGCGCTGAGCGCGACAAGCGTGCCGCCATTTTGACTGCTGAAGGTGTGCGCCAGTCTCAGATCCTCAAGTCTGAAGGTGACAAGCAGTCCCAGATTCTGCGCGCTGAAGGTGCCGCACAGGCCGCAGTGACGAAAGCTCGCGGTGAATCCGAGGCCATCCAGACCGTGTTCAACGCCATTCACGCCGGCAAGCCGACCCCGGATCTTCTGTCCTACCAGTACCTGCAGATGCTGCCGCGTATCGCTGAAGGTGAAGCATCGAAGGTCTGGGTTGTGCCAACTGAGCTGACAGCCGCCCTCGACGCTGTGGCGAAAGGCTTTTCAGGTGGGGGAACGGATGGAGAATCCGGGCCGGCTAAGCCGACCATGCCGCCCAACCCTGTGAGGCACTCAAGCCAGGCACCGATTGTAGACACCCGTCCCAAAGGGCCGAGCGTCCTCGATGAGCCAACGCAGGCCCGCCCCTCCGAAAAGCTCAAAGACCTGATTGAGCCGATCGAAGATGTGGAGCTGCCTCCAGAGGAGAATGAGAAATAG
- a CDS encoding histidine phosphatase family protein, with amino-acid sequence MKLVLVRHGQTAANRSHALDTGRPGAPLDKRGRKQAESLAARWENDIAPAPGLVVVSPLTRTRQTAAPLIARFNSHVWIRPGIREIETGDGEMAVDRASEMTYMRTIVHWAQGNLDARMPGAQNGHEVLARVRPVIGEIEQWAEEHKDGVVALVAHGAILRTITPVLASNADARMTVTNPMRNTGTTVLDREGGQWVARTWNDRPIDQWPVPDGEIPLVRSELSA; translated from the coding sequence ATGAAACTTGTTCTTGTCCGGCACGGACAAACCGCCGCCAATCGATCACACGCACTGGATACGGGCCGCCCCGGCGCACCCCTCGACAAGCGAGGACGTAAACAGGCCGAATCGCTGGCAGCGCGGTGGGAAAACGATATTGCACCGGCACCAGGCCTGGTGGTCGTCTCACCTTTGACCCGAACGCGGCAAACAGCAGCACCGCTGATCGCCCGCTTCAATTCACACGTGTGGATTCGACCCGGCATCCGTGAAATCGAGACAGGCGACGGTGAAATGGCGGTGGACCGCGCCTCGGAAATGACGTACATGCGCACCATCGTCCACTGGGCTCAGGGCAATCTGGATGCCAGAATGCCGGGTGCGCAAAACGGGCATGAAGTGCTGGCACGGGTGCGTCCCGTCATCGGTGAAATTGAACAGTGGGCCGAGGAGCACAAGGACGGAGTCGTCGCACTTGTCGCGCATGGCGCTATTTTGCGCACAATCACACCCGTGCTTGCCTCGAATGCGGATGCGCGCATGACGGTAACCAATCCGATGCGCAACACCGGCACCACGGTGCTCGATCGTGAAGGCGGCCAGTGGGTTGCGCGCACATGGAACGACCGTCCGATCGACCAATGGCCCGTGCCCGACGGCGAGATTCCACTGGTGCGATCAGAACTGAGTGCTTAG
- a CDS encoding glutamine synthetase family protein yields MDQLSDSVMREVADQEIRFIRLWFTDVAGVLKSLAIDPGELEDALSEGIGFDGSSIEGLTRVHESDMLLKPDPSTFQVLPWGSEDDKVARMFCDVLTPDGEQARSDPRGTLERTVQRATDMGFTVMVHPEIEFYLLHKPATPDHLVPIDGAGYFDHVTRSIAHDFRRRLVHMLESMDIAVELSHHEGGPGQNEVDLRAVDAVRAADNIITARTLIEYVALSEDVVATFMPKPFADYPGSGMHTHLSLFEGDHNAFYDPAGTYQLSATGRHFIAGLLAHAREISAITNQHVNSFKRLWGGGEAPCYVCWGHNNSSALVRVPLYKPDKRRSARIEYRALDPACNPYLALSVLISAGLDGIDKKMELMPEAEDNVWDLSEHERQVLGIDSLPASLHSALECMKNSDLVAQTLGEEVFDYVLRNKFKEWAEYRHQITPQEIRQFIKAN; encoded by the coding sequence ATGGATCAGTTGTCCGACTCGGTGATGCGTGAAGTTGCCGATCAGGAAATTCGCTTTATCCGCCTGTGGTTCACGGATGTGGCCGGCGTACTCAAATCGCTGGCCATTGATCCAGGTGAATTGGAGGATGCGCTCAGCGAAGGTATCGGCTTTGACGGTTCCTCGATCGAGGGGCTGACACGCGTCCACGAGTCGGACATGCTCCTGAAACCAGATCCCAGCACCTTCCAGGTTTTACCGTGGGGTAGTGAGGACGACAAAGTTGCACGCATGTTTTGCGATGTGCTCACCCCCGACGGTGAGCAGGCTCGATCCGATCCGCGAGGAACGCTGGAACGTACTGTGCAGCGTGCAACCGACATGGGATTCACCGTGATGGTGCATCCCGAGATCGAGTTCTACCTGCTGCATAAGCCTGCAACCCCCGATCACCTCGTTCCCATTGACGGTGCCGGCTATTTCGACCATGTCACGCGATCCATTGCCCACGATTTTCGTCGTCGCCTGGTTCACATGCTCGAAAGCATGGACATCGCCGTCGAACTGTCCCACCACGAGGGCGGCCCTGGGCAAAACGAAGTTGACCTGCGGGCAGTCGATGCGGTTCGGGCAGCCGACAACATCATTACCGCCCGCACGCTCATTGAATACGTGGCACTGAGCGAGGACGTCGTCGCCACGTTTATGCCTAAGCCGTTTGCCGATTACCCCGGCTCAGGCATGCACACCCACCTGTCACTGTTCGAAGGTGACCACAACGCATTTTACGATCCGGCCGGCACGTATCAGCTGTCAGCTACCGGACGCCACTTCATCGCCGGACTGCTGGCGCATGCCCGCGAAATCAGCGCGATCACCAATCAGCACGTCAACTCGTTCAAACGTTTGTGGGGCGGGGGAGAAGCTCCCTGCTACGTGTGCTGGGGTCACAACAATTCATCGGCACTGGTTCGTGTGCCACTGTATAAGCCGGATAAACGGCGCTCAGCGCGGATTGAATACCGCGCACTTGATCCGGCGTGCAACCCCTACCTTGCGCTGTCAGTGCTCATCTCCGCAGGCTTGGATGGCATTGACAAGAAGATGGAGCTCATGCCTGAAGCTGAGGACAACGTGTGGGACCTGTCCGAACACGAACGTCAGGTTCTTGGCATCGATTCCCTGCCCGCCTCCTTGCACAGCGCCCTGGAATGTATGAAGAATTCCGATCTTGTCGCTCAGACCCTGGGTGAAGAAGTCTTCGACTACGTGCTGCGCAACAAGTTCAAGGAATGGGCTGAGTACCGCCACCAGATCACGCCCCAGGAAATCAGACAATTCATTAAGGCCAATTGA
- a CDS encoding NfeD family protein, with amino-acid sequence MVFYWWLLIALGLGIVEMLSLDLFFLMLAISALAGGIASAAGGETGVQVAVFAVASLLLLLLVRPWAKAHLTRTNPNIRTNAQGLIGTDALTLTRVNRIDGRAKVAGDTWSARSADGREIPAGVHAHVVRIDGATAIIERNEPPMQ; translated from the coding sequence GTGGTCTTTTATTGGTGGCTTCTCATCGCACTAGGCTTGGGCATCGTCGAGATGCTGTCACTCGACCTCTTCTTCCTCATGCTGGCTATTTCGGCACTTGCAGGCGGAATTGCCAGCGCTGCCGGAGGGGAAACAGGCGTGCAGGTGGCCGTGTTTGCGGTCGCCAGCCTGCTTCTTCTCCTTCTCGTTCGTCCATGGGCTAAGGCGCATCTGACACGCACGAACCCGAATATTCGAACCAATGCACAAGGGCTGATTGGAACAGACGCCCTCACGCTTACTCGAGTCAACAGAATCGACGGGCGTGCCAAAGTTGCCGGCGATACGTGGAGCGCGCGCTCGGCGGATGGGCGGGAAATCCCCGCCGGCGTCCACGCGCACGTTGTCCGCATCGATGGGGCAACAGCCATTATTGAACGTAACGAACCCCCTATGCAGTGA
- a CDS encoding ABC transporter substrate-binding protein: MRKFTVVTAIAALTACGLAACSDPDDVPADQSNAGASSGAQSATSSADNPMASTGITPFDTSQIPVQDDIAALVPQEIKDRDVLRNGASTDYAPAEFRGDDGQTPVGYEVDLVRGLAQVLGLSEGTTTHAEFPTIIPALGTKFDIGMSAFTITPEREKETNFVQFIEVGSAYAVSTGNPKNFDPADPCGATLGVQNGTFQHEYANELSAKCEADGKPAIQVMPMDLQTDVATKVVGGQYDATLADSTVISYTVKLTQGQLEQVGDVIEAAPQGVAVSKSDQALTDALAKAMQYLMDSGYLEKILAPYGADSSALDTATVNPPVE, encoded by the coding sequence ATGCGTAAGTTTACTGTCGTCACTGCAATTGCTGCCCTGACCGCCTGTGGCCTGGCCGCGTGCTCTGATCCCGATGACGTCCCTGCCGATCAGTCGAATGCCGGCGCATCATCCGGAGCACAATCAGCGACCTCATCTGCCGACAATCCAATGGCATCCACGGGGATCACCCCCTTCGATACCAGCCAGATTCCAGTCCAGGATGATATCGCTGCCCTCGTTCCACAGGAAATCAAGGATCGTGACGTCCTGCGAAATGGTGCCTCCACGGACTACGCGCCGGCGGAATTCCGCGGTGACGATGGTCAGACCCCTGTTGGCTACGAAGTTGACCTGGTGCGCGGCCTCGCACAGGTGCTGGGTCTGTCGGAAGGCACCACCACGCACGCCGAGTTCCCCACGATCATTCCGGCACTGGGCACCAAGTTTGACATCGGCATGTCGGCGTTCACGATTACTCCAGAACGTGAGAAAGAAACCAACTTCGTTCAGTTCATCGAGGTTGGTTCCGCATACGCCGTATCGACAGGCAACCCGAAGAACTTCGACCCCGCTGACCCCTGTGGCGCCACCCTCGGCGTTCAGAACGGCACGTTCCAGCACGAGTACGCCAACGAGCTGTCCGCAAAGTGTGAAGCCGACGGCAAACCCGCCATTCAGGTCATGCCGATGGATCTGCAGACTGACGTCGCCACGAAGGTTGTGGGTGGACAGTACGACGCAACCCTGGCAGATTCCACAGTGATCAGCTACACGGTCAAGCTCACCCAGGGACAGCTCGAACAGGTTGGAGACGTCATCGAAGCAGCCCCACAGGGCGTTGCGGTTTCCAAGTCTGATCAGGCTCTGACAGATGCCCTTGCCAAGGCCATGCAGTACCTGATGGACAGCGGATACCTAGAGAAAATCCTCGCGCCCTACGGCGCGGACTCCTCCGCCCTCGACACGGCCACTGTCAACCCGCCGGTTGAGTGA
- a CDS encoding amino acid ABC transporter permease: MPKQDIRDGVEIIHAKPVPRIGRLVSAAIVAVLVAMAINTLLTNPNFRWDVVWQWLFSRTIVSGVMYTILLTIVAMILGTVLAVTMAIMRQSPNPILRWVATFYIWFFRGTPIYTQLIFWSLLPTLYPQLSLGIPFGPEFVTFDTAQVFTPFWMAFIGLGLNEGAYLAEIIRAGLLSVDKGQEEAATALGMHRGLILRRIILPQAMRVIVPPIGNETISMLKTTSLVAAIPFTLELTFVARTKGQALFVPIPLLIAAALWYLAITSLLMVIQYFIEQHYGRGFTSDRPEGTTGTSSHKTGRQSAINSSHTTKNDPFIEVTP; encoded by the coding sequence GTGCCGAAGCAAGACATTCGTGACGGCGTTGAGATTATTCACGCCAAACCCGTGCCACGTATCGGTCGGCTCGTGTCGGCTGCGATTGTCGCCGTGCTTGTCGCCATGGCGATCAACACGCTGCTGACCAACCCGAACTTCCGGTGGGACGTCGTGTGGCAATGGCTGTTCTCACGCACCATTGTCAGCGGCGTGATGTACACGATCCTCCTGACGATCGTCGCCATGATCCTCGGCACGGTCCTCGCGGTGACGATGGCAATTATGCGTCAGTCGCCCAACCCGATCCTGCGGTGGGTCGCCACGTTCTACATCTGGTTCTTCCGCGGCACACCAATCTACACGCAACTCATCTTCTGGTCTCTGCTTCCAACCCTCTACCCTCAGCTCTCACTTGGTATTCCCTTTGGCCCCGAGTTCGTCACCTTCGACACCGCTCAGGTTTTCACGCCGTTTTGGATGGCGTTCATTGGCCTGGGACTCAACGAGGGCGCCTACCTGGCTGAAATTATCCGCGCAGGTCTGCTGTCCGTTGATAAGGGACAGGAAGAAGCAGCGACCGCGCTCGGTATGCATCGCGGTCTGATCCTGCGTCGCATTATCCTGCCGCAGGCAATGCGCGTGATTGTCCCGCCGATCGGGAATGAGACGATCTCGATGCTCAAGACCACCTCTCTGGTTGCCGCCATTCCGTTCACTCTGGAATTGACGTTCGTGGCGCGCACCAAGGGGCAAGCGCTGTTCGTGCCGATCCCCCTGCTGATCGCGGCCGCACTGTGGTATCTGGCGATCACCTCGCTGTTGATGGTCATTCAGTACTTCATTGAGCAGCACTATGGGCGTGGCTTCACCTCTGACCGCCCGGAAGGCACGACCGGCACTTCCTCGCACAAGACGGGACGCCAGAGCGCCATCAATTCCTCTCACACCACGAAAAACGATCCATTTATCGAGGTCACACCATGA
- a CDS encoding DUF4191 domain-containing protein, giving the protein MAKENAPQEKKRRWYQNFADAYKITARSYPWIGWVMIGGSIVLIALGILLGFLTNSWFMWILTGVMLALLLCMGLLAALVRRAMYQQIDGTIGSVYAVISQIKRGWIVSEEPVAANRHQDLVWRLVGRPGVVFISEGPSSRVRPMLNQERRNTQRVAQNVPIHLIEVGHGDGQITLGQLDRRIRKLKKTLTREEVPAISQRLTALENKTHQRVPRSIDPMKARPSRRALRGH; this is encoded by the coding sequence ATGGCAAAGGAAAATGCACCCCAGGAAAAGAAGCGTCGGTGGTATCAGAACTTCGCTGACGCTTATAAGATCACTGCGCGCTCATATCCGTGGATCGGATGGGTGATGATCGGTGGTTCCATCGTTCTCATCGCTCTCGGCATCCTCCTCGGATTCCTCACCAACTCATGGTTCATGTGGATCCTGACGGGAGTCATGTTGGCACTGCTGCTGTGCATGGGTCTGCTCGCCGCACTTGTGCGCCGCGCAATGTATCAGCAGATCGACGGCACGATCGGATCCGTGTATGCGGTTATCAGTCAGATCAAGCGCGGGTGGATTGTCAGCGAAGAGCCTGTTGCAGCGAATCGCCATCAGGATCTGGTGTGGCGCCTTGTCGGCAGGCCCGGTGTGGTTTTCATTTCCGAGGGACCCTCCTCGCGTGTGCGCCCGATGTTGAATCAGGAGCGTCGCAACACGCAGCGTGTCGCCCAGAACGTTCCGATTCACCTGATTGAGGTGGGCCATGGTGATGGACAGATCACCCTCGGGCAGCTTGACCGTCGTATCCGGAAGCTCAAGAAGACGCTGACTCGTGAGGAAGTTCCTGCGATCTCTCAGCGGTTGACAGCGTTGGAGAACAAGACGCACCAACGCGTTCCTCGCAGCATTGATCCCATGAAGGCGCGCCCGTCGCGTCGTGCCCTGCGTGGCCACTGA
- a CDS encoding bifunctional [glutamine synthetase] adenylyltransferase/[glutamine synthetase]-adenylyl-L-tyrosine phosphorylase, with amino-acid sequence MRSERIEAHLRSAGFHDARTSADYFRQLPDSADIWMRAAQTSADPDLVALQLVRLHEADPNALRHVLNHGAARQLAAVMGASRPLGDFIVAHSDAIDAVWVEARDARQVILDALASATATADDLRRAYRNVLISIAATDLTDSDPVGHLPEVAARLTDAADAALEGALLLARRQIDPDHTVKFAIIAMGKTGARELNYISDVDVMYVVGVQEGQSERSVIEIATRLAAMTAQACSGAGSEPPLWAVDATLRPEGRDGALVRTVESYVAYYQSWAHTWEFQALLKARPVAGDRHVGQDFIDAITPFVWSAADREGFVDNARTLRQRAEALVPAADSDRELKLGAGGLRDVEFTIQLLQLVHGRTDESIRIADTVGAIRALSDGGYVARTDARDLTHCYCFLRTVEHRAQLARMRRTHMIPSSGHELRRIARAMGPELMSAENLIDTVDDVRERVRRLHDDMFYRPIIAATARLTPDEAALDLEAAKARLAALGYLDPAGALGHIKALTHGTSRRATIQRHLLPVFMTWLGHGADPDLGLLNFRTLSERIGDSHWYLSLLRDSGLAASRLCELLPSSRWVASALAELPEAVQWLDGDEQLKARDRQRLINEVDALISRHSDTEQAMWRVQAVRVREVTRAALGDALAHVAPVRTAIADASDVALHGALTIATRQWSSEHADAQPPRLAFVAMGSYGGRESSLMSDADIIAVHEGDAGAAVDITMRVKKLLSSVHEGSGLSVDMDLRPEGKSGPVSRTVSSYEEYYQRWGSVWERQALLRARPAAGDGELLADFFAAIDPIRYDQSPSDADIQQIRLLKARMERERLPRGIEPTRHVKLGVGGMSDVEWVVQLMQMRHVHSCEELRTTSTQRALAVLRHSNLISGEDADDLDRAWSLARRIRTGNVLATGRTSGVKIDVLARSGAKLASLAHLLGYGAGGYHALEEDWLRAARRSRDVMERLFWSDSR; translated from the coding sequence ATGCGCAGCGAGCGCATTGAAGCGCACCTGCGCAGTGCAGGCTTTCACGATGCCCGCACCAGCGCGGACTATTTCAGGCAGCTTCCTGACAGTGCCGACATCTGGATGCGGGCAGCTCAGACCAGTGCCGATCCAGACCTGGTTGCCCTCCAGCTCGTGCGACTGCACGAAGCTGACCCGAATGCTCTGCGCCACGTACTCAACCACGGTGCGGCGCGCCAGCTTGCCGCCGTGATGGGCGCATCGCGTCCCCTCGGCGATTTTATTGTTGCCCACTCTGACGCCATTGACGCGGTGTGGGTCGAGGCACGTGATGCTCGCCAGGTCATCCTCGACGCTCTTGCCTCGGCTACCGCAACAGCAGATGACCTGCGACGAGCGTACAGAAACGTGTTGATTTCGATTGCCGCCACTGACCTGACGGACTCCGACCCGGTTGGGCACTTGCCTGAGGTGGCTGCACGGCTGACTGATGCTGCTGACGCGGCGTTGGAAGGTGCCCTGTTGCTGGCACGGCGCCAGATCGACCCCGATCACACCGTCAAGTTCGCGATCATCGCTATGGGTAAGACGGGGGCGCGTGAACTGAACTATATTTCCGACGTTGACGTCATGTACGTGGTGGGCGTGCAGGAAGGCCAGTCAGAGCGCAGCGTTATTGAAATCGCCACGCGGCTGGCAGCGATGACCGCTCAGGCGTGTTCTGGTGCGGGCAGTGAGCCACCGCTGTGGGCAGTTGACGCCACGCTGCGGCCGGAAGGCCGTGACGGCGCGCTGGTCAGAACCGTCGAATCCTACGTCGCCTACTACCAGTCCTGGGCGCACACCTGGGAGTTCCAGGCACTGCTCAAAGCGCGCCCGGTGGCAGGGGATCGTCATGTCGGACAAGACTTCATTGACGCGATTACTCCATTTGTGTGGTCCGCCGCGGACCGCGAAGGGTTCGTGGACAACGCCCGCACCTTGAGGCAACGCGCCGAAGCCCTGGTCCCGGCTGCGGACAGCGACCGGGAACTTAAACTCGGTGCCGGAGGACTTCGGGACGTCGAATTTACGATTCAGCTGCTCCAGCTTGTTCACGGGCGCACAGACGAATCGATCCGTATTGCCGACACCGTCGGAGCAATCCGGGCACTGTCCGACGGAGGATATGTTGCCCGAACGGATGCACGCGACCTGACGCACTGCTACTGCTTCCTGCGCACTGTTGAGCACCGGGCCCAGCTGGCACGCATGCGCAGAACACACATGATCCCCTCATCAGGACACGAACTGCGGCGTATTGCCCGAGCGATGGGGCCGGAGCTCATGAGCGCGGAAAACCTCATCGACACCGTGGACGACGTGCGTGAGCGCGTCCGCAGGCTGCATGACGATATGTTCTACCGGCCGATTATCGCGGCCACCGCCCGCCTGACTCCCGACGAAGCCGCGCTGGATCTGGAGGCTGCCAAGGCTCGTTTGGCGGCGCTGGGGTATCTGGATCCTGCCGGAGCGCTCGGTCATATCAAAGCTCTGACACACGGCACGTCACGCCGTGCCACCATTCAACGCCACCTGTTGCCTGTCTTTATGACGTGGCTTGGGCACGGAGCTGACCCTGACCTCGGGCTGTTGAACTTCCGTACCCTGTCCGAACGCATCGGCGATTCGCATTGGTACCTGTCGCTTCTGCGCGATTCAGGTCTGGCGGCCTCACGACTGTGCGAACTCTTACCGTCCTCACGCTGGGTTGCCTCCGCTCTTGCTGAGTTGCCTGAAGCAGTGCAGTGGCTTGACGGTGATGAGCAGCTCAAAGCGCGCGACCGTCAGCGCCTGATCAACGAGGTGGACGCGCTTATCTCGCGACACAGCGACACTGAACAGGCCATGTGGCGCGTGCAGGCGGTACGTGTACGTGAAGTGACGCGCGCAGCCCTGGGAGATGCACTGGCACATGTTGCCCCTGTGCGAACCGCCATTGCGGACGCTTCGGATGTGGCGCTTCATGGCGCACTGACTATCGCGACTCGCCAGTGGAGCAGCGAGCACGCAGACGCGCAGCCGCCACGCCTGGCTTTTGTTGCGATGGGTTCATACGGCGGACGCGAATCCTCATTGATGTCCGACGCCGACATTATTGCCGTTCACGAGGGGGACGCCGGTGCCGCCGTTGACATCACCATGCGCGTGAAAAAGCTGCTCAGCTCTGTCCACGAGGGATCGGGGCTGAGCGTGGATATGGATCTGCGACCGGAAGGAAAATCCGGGCCAGTTTCGCGCACGGTGAGCTCCTATGAGGAGTATTACCAGCGGTGGGGATCAGTATGGGAACGTCAGGCACTGTTACGAGCCAGACCCGCAGCAGGTGACGGGGAGCTGCTGGCCGACTTCTTTGCCGCCATTGATCCGATCCGCTACGATCAGTCACCCTCGGACGCTGATATCCAGCAGATTCGCCTGCTGAAAGCTCGAATGGAACGCGAGCGACTGCCTCGTGGCATTGAGCCGACGCGGCATGTCAAACTTGGCGTGGGGGGAATGAGCGACGTGGAGTGGGTCGTGCAGCTCATGCAGATGCGTCACGTTCACAGCTGTGAGGAGCTGCGCACCACCTCCACGCAGCGCGCGCTGGCGGTCCTACGACACAGCAACCTGATCAGCGGAGAGGACGCTGATGACCTGGATCGCGCGTGGAGTTTAGCTCGACGCATCCGTACGGGAAACGTGCTGGCAACCGGGCGCACATCCGGGGTCAAAATCGACGTGCTGGCGCGCTCGGGTGCGAAACTGGCCTCGCTGGCGCACTTGTTAGGATATGGGGCAGGCGGCTATCACGCCCTGGAAGAGGACTGGCTGCGTGCGGCCCGGCGTTCACGGGATGTGATGGAAAGGCTCTTCTGGTCAGACTCACGGTGA